One genomic window of Malaciobacter molluscorum LMG 25693 includes the following:
- the rimM gene encoding ribosome maturation factor RimM (Essential for efficient processing of 16S rRNA) — MSKDKIYVAKLGKTVGLKGDLKIYLDTDFPEQFKKGATFTTNKSLQLKVISFNKSKSVIKFESYEDVDVAKKLTNQELFTNEDFTKENCSLENNEYFWFDIINCDVIEDDIVLGKIKDIHRYPVSDYLEIATDEKLIEKKLPKNFLIPYLPEVYILKVEIDNKKIFTKSCFEILENS; from the coding sequence ATGTCTAAAGATAAGATTTACGTAGCAAAATTAGGTAAGACAGTAGGACTAAAAGGTGATTTGAAAATCTATTTAGATACTGACTTTCCTGAACAGTTTAAAAAAGGTGCTACATTTACTACAAATAAAAGCCTACAATTAAAAGTTATTTCTTTTAACAAATCAAAAAGTGTTATTAAATTTGAATCTTATGAAGATGTCGATGTTGCAAAAAAATTAACAAATCAAGAATTATTTACAAATGAAGATTTTACTAAAGAAAATTGTAGTTTAGAAAATAATGAATATTTCTGGTTTGATATTATAAATTGTGATGTAATTGAAGATGATATAGTATTGGGTAAAATAAAAGATATTCATAGATATCCAGTAAGTGACTATTTAGAAATAGCAACAGATGAAAAGTTAATTGAAAAGAAACTTCCAAAGAACTTTTTAATACCTTATTTACCTGAAGTTTATATACTTAAGGTTGAAATAGATAATAAAAAGATTTTTACAAAATCATGTTTTGAAATATTAGAAAACTCATAA
- a CDS encoding KH domain-containing protein has product MIVNFIENYAKLIVSKPEEVNVSEEKVDDTFTEITIKANSADIGKLIGKNGNMINALKVMANGCKAKDGVSYKIQVLSN; this is encoded by the coding sequence ATGATAGTAAATTTTATAGAAAACTATGCCAAATTAATTGTAAGTAAACCAGAAGAGGTAAATGTATCAGAAGAGAAAGTAGATGATACATTTACTGAAATAACAATTAAAGCTAATAGTGCAGATATTGGTAAACTAATTGGTAAAAATGGTAATATGATTAATGCTCTTAAAGTTATGGCAAATGGTTGCAAAGCAAAAGATGGTGTATCTTATAAGATACAAGTGTTATCGAACTAA
- the rpsP gene encoding 30S ribosomal protein S16, whose product MTVIRLTRMGRNKKPFYRIVVTDSRKRRDSGWIESIGYYNPVSEPKVLKIDEERYNYWLSVGAKPSEKVKKLATK is encoded by the coding sequence ATGACAGTAATTAGATTAACAAGAATGGGTAGAAATAAAAAACCATTTTATAGAATTGTTGTAACAGACTCAAGAAAAAGAAGAGATTCAGGTTGGATTGAATCAATTGGATACTATAATCCAGTATCTGAACCAAAAGTTCTAAAAATTGATGAAGAAAGATATAATTATTGGCTAAGTGTTGGAGCTAAACCTTCTGAAAAAGTTAAAAAATTAGCTACTAAATAA